A single genomic interval of Oncorhynchus tshawytscha isolate Ot180627B linkage group LG15, Otsh_v2.0, whole genome shotgun sequence harbors:
- the LOC112214200 gene encoding achaete-scute homolog 1a has protein sequence MDITAKMEINVSQQQFMPPSCFFAAAAQSIQLSPTSSQGSGKSASKVKRQRSSSPELLRCKRRLNFAGFGYSLPQQQPHTVARRNERERNRVKLVNNGFATLREHVPNGAANKKMSKVETLRSAVEYIRALQQLLDEHDAVSAAFQSGVLSPNNYPNEMNSMAGSPVSSYSSDEGSYDPLSPEEQELLDFTNWF, from the coding sequence ATGGACATCACAGCAAAGATGGAAATAAATGTGAGCCAGCAGCAGTTCATGCCGCCCTCCTGCTTCTTTGCTGCCGCAGCGCAGAGTATCCAGCTCAGCCCTACCAGCAGCCAAGGGAGCGGCAAGTCAGCATCCAAGGTGAAGAGGCAGCGCTCATCCTCGCCCGAACTGCTAAGATGCAAGAGGAGGCTGAACTTTGCCGGCTTTGGGTACAGCCTGCCGCAGCAGCAGCCGCACACTGTGGCGCGGCGGAACGAGAGGGAGCGCAACAGAGTGAAACTTGTCAACAACGGCTTCGCCACTCTCCGGGAACACGTCCCCAATGGCGCAGCCAACAAGAAGATGAGCAAAGTGGAAACGTTACGGTCGGCGGTGGAGTACATTCGCGCACTGCAGCAACTTTTGGATGAGCACGACGCCGTGAGCGCAGCGTTTCAGTCCGGGGTCCTGTCGCCCAACAACTACCCCAACGAGATGAACTCCATGGCAGGCTCTCCAGTGTCCTCCTACTCGTCCGATGAGGGGTCTTACGACCCTCTCAGCCCCGAGGAGCAGGAACTCCTGGACTTCACTAACTGGTTCTGA